The following DNA comes from Candidatus Acidulodesulfobacterium acidiphilum.
TGACGGAAGTTTCGTTTTTTCTTGCGGCTAAAAGGGCGGCTTCGTTAATCATATTGGCAAGATCTGCACCGGAAAATCCTGGAGTTCCCCTCGCTATAACTTTTAAATTTACGTCCTGACTTATGGGAATGTCTTTAATATGCACTTTTAATATTTCTTCTCTGCCTTTTATATCGGGCTTTGGAACTACTACCTGTCTGTCGAACCTTCCAGGCCTTAAAAGGGCGGGATCTAAAACATCCGGCCTGTTTGTTGCGGCAATTAAAATAACCCCTTCGTTCGGCTCGAAACCGTCCATTTCCACGAGAAGTTGATTAAGAGTCTGCTCCCGTTCATCGTGTCCGCCGCCTAAACCTGCCCCTCTGTGTCTTCCGACGGCGTCTATTTCATCTATGAAAATTATACAAGGTGCGCTTTTCTTTCCCTGGGCAAAAAGGTCTCTTACCCTCGATGCTCCAACGCCGACGAACATTTCGACAAAATCCGAGCCGCTTATGCTAAAGAAAGGAACGCCCGCCTCTCCGGCTATAGCTTTTGCCAGAAGAGTTTTACCCGTTCCGGGAGGACCTACCAAAAGTACGCCGTGCGGTATTTTACCGCCGAGTTTAGTAAACTTTTTAGGGTCTTTTAAGAAATCGACTATTTCTTCAAGTTCCTGTTTCGATTCTTCTATTCCTGCCACGTCTTTAAAGGTAACCTTGTTAGTGCCGTCGTTCAGTAATTTTGCTTTAGATTTTCCAAAAGACATAGCCTTTCCAGCTCCTCCCTGCATCTGCCTCCAGAAAAAATACCAGAATGCGAACAGGATTATTATCATAGGCAGCCAGTCTATAAGAAAACTCAAATACCACGGCGAACCTGGTTTAGGTTTTGCATCTATGGCAACGTTATGTTTTTCTAAAAGAGGTACTAAACCCGGATAAGTAGGCGCATAAGCCTTAAATTTCTTTCCGTTCTTAAAAACGCCTATTATATCGTGAGATTCTAACGTAACGCTCTTAACGTTTCCGGACTTTATGTTTTTTATTAAAACCGAAAAAATTATTTTTTTAATTTTTGGAGGATGGTGATTAAACATTGTAAAGATAAAAATCATCAAAAAAATTATAAATACCCACAACAAAAGATTTTTTATTCTCGAATTCAAATTATATTAACCCCCTTAAGGTTTTTGTCTTAAATTTTAATTTTATTAATATAGTCATATATTAAATATGTCATATTTATATATTTTTTTCAATAACTATTTGTAGAAAAAGGTGTCAGATTTTATTTTACGCATTCGAAAAGAAACAATGAACGATAAAAGATGTTGCGTAAAATAAAATCTGACACCTTTTTCCTGTCCCAAATTAAATCCGCTTTTACTCTATACGCATAATTCCGACGTTTTTTGTAAATTCGGTTATTTTAATACAATCGCATATCTCGTTTAAAGAAACCCATGCTATTTTACCGCCGAACAAAATTATCGGGATTATTCTTCTTACTTTAATAGGAACTTTTTTGTCTATAAAATATTCCTTCAATTTTTTGGCGTCTTTCATACCTAGCGGAACAAATCTGTCGCCTTCTATGAAATTTCTTATCGTTATAGGAAACCTTATTTTATCGTAATCGAAATAAACCGACTCAGGTTTAAAATTCAATTCTTTTTTAGTTATTTTATTTATTATTTCGGCACTGTCGGACTCATTAACGCTTTCAATAGAAAAAGTCTTATTTATTTCTTTAATTTTAATTTTTAAACTTGTTATTAAAGACGGCGGTATTTTTTCTATTAAATATTCGTATTTATTATAGCGAGAAGCGGCGTTGGATTCTTTATTTTCGATAGATTCGGCTAAATTAAATTTGACGGATTTAAAACTAAACGAGCCTTCGGATGCAGTATATCCGATAAAAATATTATCGTACTCGTTTCCCACTTCTATAAATTTGCCTATATAAAAAAAAGCGTTAGGTTTTCCGGATTTTATAAGTTCAATAAATGCTTTAAAATTATTATAGTAAATTATTGGTTTTTTAATGAAAAAACTGTATT
Coding sequences within:
- a CDS encoding ATP-dependent metallopeptidase FtsH/Yme1/Tma family protein; this translates as MNSRIKNLLLWVFIIFLMIFIFTMFNHHPPKIKKIIFSVLIKNIKSGNVKSVTLESHDIIGVFKNGKKFKAYAPTYPGLVPLLEKHNVAIDAKPKPGSPWYLSFLIDWLPMIIILFAFWYFFWRQMQGGAGKAMSFGKSKAKLLNDGTNKVTFKDVAGIEESKQELEEIVDFLKDPKKFTKLGGKIPHGVLLVGPPGTGKTLLAKAIAGEAGVPFFSISGSDFVEMFVGVGASRVRDLFAQGKKSAPCIIFIDEIDAVGRHRGAGLGGGHDEREQTLNQLLVEMDGFEPNEGVILIAATNRPDVLDPALLRPGRFDRQVVVPKPDIKGREEILKVHIKDIPISQDVNLKVIARGTPGFSGADLANMINEAALLAARKNETSVSMLDLEEAKDKVMMGTERRSMVITEKEKKITAYHEAGHTLVAKLLPDTDPIHKVTIIPRGMAMGLTQQLPIDEKHNYDKEYLLNEIAILLGGRTAEEIIFNQMSTGASNDIERATDIARKMICEWGMSEKLGPMTFGKKEEQIFLGREFAQHKDYSESTAVSIDQEVKEIITSNHERARQILTENIDILKDI